The Coregonus clupeaformis isolate EN_2021a chromosome 27, ASM2061545v1, whole genome shotgun sequence genomic sequence CAGCCCATAGTCTGTGAACAGCACCGTCTCACGCCTGCACGTGGGGCACGAGATGAACTTGTACTTGGGGCAGGACTCATAGAGGATCTGCAGGCACTCCTCACACACCGAGTGCAGGCAAGAGAGGATGCGAGGACGCTTGCCTGTAAAGTTGTAAGTGTGGCCGCAGGTGGGGCAGTCCAGGGGTTCACAGGGCATCACGGGCcccgaggaggaagaggaggtggaggaggaggtagatGAAGAACGCAGCACATACTGGTTTACTATGACGTCCTCCATCTTGTAGTGGAACTGGTGGTAGCAGATCTCTGCGGCGCTGGCTTTGCGCTGGGCCAGGTAGCTCTCCCTGCGGCCCATGTGGGCCAAGGCGGCTGGGGGAGATGAGACCATGGGTCTGGTGGGGGCCAGGTCAGTGCAGGTCACCTCCATTGCCAGATCACTGCAGGTCATCTCCAGGGCTAGGTCACTGCACGCCTGGTTGACAatgatctctccctctccccctccgtcCCATGCCACTCGCGGGGGAGGGGCGAAGCGAGGCTGGGTGACAGGTACCGGGCATTCCCGGGGGAACTTCTCAGACTGGATGATCTTGACGGTATCCATGGGGATGGTCACAGGCTGCCGCCTGAGGCAGGACATGGACATTAAGcgtattgtgtgtctgtgtctttgttaAAGAGAGGGGGCTGTGGCTGGTTTAGCAGG encodes the following:
- the LOC121541747 gene encoding RING finger protein 208-like, with the translated sequence MSMSCLRRQPVTIPMDTVKIIQSEKFPRECPVPVTQPRFAPPPRVAWDGGGEGEIIVNQACSDLALEMTCSDLAMEVTCTDLAPTRPMVSSPPAALAHMGRRESYLAQRKASAAEICYHQFHYKMEDVIVNQYVLRSSSTSSSTSSSSSGPVMPCEPLDCPTCGHTYNFTGKRPRILSCLHSVCEECLQILYESCPKYKFISCPTCRRETVLFTDYGLAALAINTSILSRLPSDPNGPVQWGGEADRSCYQTVRQYCQSACTCQIANPLSSCGIM